One stretch of Astatotilapia calliptera chromosome 3, fAstCal1.2, whole genome shotgun sequence DNA includes these proteins:
- the LOC113015045 gene encoding Fc receptor-like B, producing the protein MPSTEDDSSAGWTLRRNTSKQERTQCGDGWGTPAGSSCNIRYTYPSDSGVYWCESREGTVSNMVHLTVTGGSVILQSPVLPVMEGDDVTLLCKTKTTPSNLPAAFYKDGSLIRKHPTGHMTIQHVSRSDEGLYKCDISGHGESPS; encoded by the exons ATGCCATCCACA gaggacgacagctctgctggatggactctgaggagaaacacaagcaaacaagaGAGGACTCAGTGTGGAGATGGGTGGGGAACACCAGCTGGTTCTTCCTGTAACATCAGATATACTTACCCATctgacagtggagtttactggtgtgagtccagagaaGGCACCGTCAGTAACATGGTTCACctcacagtcactg gtggatcagtgatcctgcagagtcctgtcctccctgtgatggagggagatgacgtcactctgctctgtaaaacaaagaccactccctccaacctcccagctgctttctataaagatggctccctcatcaggaagcaccctacaggtcacatgaccatccagcatgtttccaggtctgatgaaggcctctacaagtgtgacatcagcggtcatggagagtctccatcc